DNA from Asticcacaulis sp. ZE23SCel15:
ACACCCAACAGTTTTAAAAGGTGCCCATAGACATGGCGCAACAGTTCATTTTCCAAATGCAGGGGCTGACCAAGCACTTCCCCGGCGGCAAGAAAATCTTCGAGAACATCTGGCTGAGCTTTTACTCCGACGCCAAAATCGGCGTGGTCGGGGTCAACGGGTCGGGTAAATCGACCCTACTCAAGATCATGGCCGGTCTCGATAAGGAATTTTCCGGTGAGGCCAAGGCCGCCGACGGCACGAAGATGGGCTACCTGCAGCAGGAGCCCCATCTGGACAATTCCAAGACCGTCTGGGAAAACGTCATCGACTGGTGCGAAGAAAAGAAGATCTTTGATCGCTTCAACAAAGTCGCCGAGCAGATGGGCGAAGAATATACCGACGAGCTGATGGAGGAGATGAACGCCCTTCAGGAAAAGATCGACGCCGGCGATTTGTGGGACATCAATTCGCGCATTGAAATGGCGATGGACGCCCTGCGCTGCCCGCCCAATGAATCTGGCGTGACCAAGCTGTCCGGCGGTGAAAAGCGCCGGGTAGCACTTGCCCGACTGCTGCTGTCAAAGCCTGATATGCTGCTGCTGGACGAGCCTACCAACCACCTCGATGCGGAATTGGTGGCGTGGCTTCAGCACCACCTTGAGCAGTTTCCGGGCTGCGTCATCCTTGTCACCCACGACCGTTACTTCCTCAATCAGGTCACCAAGTGGACGCTGGAACTCGACCGCGGCAAGGGTGTACCTCACGAAGGCAACTATTCAAGCTGGCTTGAGGCCAAGCAAAAGCGCGTGGTGCAGGAACAATCGGAATCCGAAGCCCGTCAACGCGCCCTCACCAAGGAACTGGACTGGGTGCGCTCCGGCGCCAAGGCCCGTCAGGCCAAGTCCAAGGCCCGTCTGGCGGCCTATGATGAGATGGTGCGCGAACAGGAAAATTCGCGTCAGGCTCAGTCGTTTGCCACCATCCAGATTCCGCCCGGACCGCGCCTCGGCAACCTCGTGCTCGAAGTCACCGGCCTTCAGAAAGAATACGGCGATAAGCTGTTGTTTAAGGATCTGACCTTCCGCCTGCCGCCCAATGGGATTGTTGGTGTCATCGGCCCGAACGGTGCCGGTAAATCGACACTGTTCAAGCTGATTACCGGTGTCGAGCAACCCGACGCGGGTACGCTGAAACTCGGTGAAACCGTCAAACTGGCCTATGTCGATCAGAGCCGCGACGACCTCAATCCCGACCACACCGTCTGGCAGGCCATTTCCGGCGGCACCGATGTGATGATTGTCGGCAAGCGCGAAATCAACAGTCGGTCCTATGTCGGCGGCTTTAACTTCAAGGGCGGCGACCAGCAAAAGAAGGTTGGCCTGCTGTCCGGTGGTGAGCGCAACCGCGTCCACCTGGCCAAGACTTTGGCGTCCGGCGGCAATGTCATCCTGCTCGATGAACCGACCAACGATCTGGATATCGAAACCTTGCAGGCCCTTGAAGAGGCGCTGGAAGAATTCGCAGGCTGCGCCGTGGTCATCTCCCACGACCGCTGGTTCCTCGACCGTCTGGCGACCCACATCCTCGCGTTTGAGGGCGACAGCCACGTCGAATGGTTCGAAGGCAACTTCGAAATGTACGAAGAAGACAAAAAGCGCCGTCTGGGTACGGATAGTCTTATCCCGCATCGGATCAAGTTCCAGAAGTTCGCCCGATAGCAGGGTCGCGGACCCTGCACCCGTAATTGGGAGCGGGTGGTTGGGTCTGAAATTATTTAACAGGCGGAGATGGCGACATCCCCGCCTGTTTTCTTTTTATGGAAAAAGCTTGACTGAAGTTGCGTTTTGAACAATGTTCATTTTCTATTGATGGGGGGATATCATGTTGAAGCGTTTGTGCGCCCAATTCTTAGTCAGCTTGGTTTTGTTGTTTCCGTTTCAAATGGCTGCGGCAGCCCAGGAAACTGTCAATGATATTACACAGCTCAATCCAATAGCGGTTGAGCGTGTTATCGCGCCAACGTCAGTCGCAGAAATCAGTCAACTCGTGGGGCGTCATAACGGGCCCATTTCCATTGGTGGTGGTCGGTACAGTCAGGGCGGTCAAACCGCGTGTGAAAACTGCTTGTTTATCGATATGCGTCAGATGAACCGGGTGTTGAGCCTTGATGTGGCGCGCAAACAAATAACGGTTGAGGCTGGTATAAGCTGGCGCGCCGTTCAGGAAGTCATTGATCCCGAAAACCTTTCGATGCGGATTATGCAGAGCTTTTCGAACTTCACAGTGGGCGGTTCATTAAGTGTTAATGCTCATGGACGGTACGTCGGGGAAGGGCCGCTAGTACGCTCAGTAGATTCGATAAAGATGGTTTTGGCGGATGGATCGGTTGTAACGGCCAGCCGCACTGAAAATTCGCAACAGTTTTTCGGCGCTATCGGAGGTTATGGAGGTGTGGGCGTCATTGTTGAGGCCACACTGAATCTGACCGATAATGTGCCGGTTGAGCGTGTGGCGGCACGCATGAAGGTCACGGATTACAAGGCCTGGTTCTTCGAGAACATTCGCGGATCTAAGACCGCTGTATTTCATAACGCGACGCTTTACCCTTCTGAGTATAGTGATCTGAATGTCATCACGATCAGCACAACGGATAAGTCAGTCGATATTCCGGATCGTCTGGCCCCGCCTAATCCAGCCGGTGGCGTTAAGCGATCGCTTATAGCATGGCTGTCTAACGGGGCTCTGGGGAAGCAGGTTAAGCAGTACATCTACGATCCTGCGATTTATACAAAGCCGCGTGTGGCATGGCGAAATTATGAAGCCAGCATGGATGTAGCCAGCATAGAACCTGCATCGAGAGAGAAAGCGACCTATGTTTTGCAGGAATACTTCATCCCGGTAGAGC
Protein-coding regions in this window:
- the ettA gene encoding energy-dependent translational throttle protein EttA, translating into MAQQFIFQMQGLTKHFPGGKKIFENIWLSFYSDAKIGVVGVNGSGKSTLLKIMAGLDKEFSGEAKAADGTKMGYLQQEPHLDNSKTVWENVIDWCEEKKIFDRFNKVAEQMGEEYTDELMEEMNALQEKIDAGDLWDINSRIEMAMDALRCPPNESGVTKLSGGEKRRVALARLLLSKPDMLLLDEPTNHLDAELVAWLQHHLEQFPGCVILVTHDRYFLNQVTKWTLELDRGKGVPHEGNYSSWLEAKQKRVVQEQSESEARQRALTKELDWVRSGAKARQAKSKARLAAYDEMVREQENSRQAQSFATIQIPPGPRLGNLVLEVTGLQKEYGDKLLFKDLTFRLPPNGIVGVIGPNGAGKSTLFKLITGVEQPDAGTLKLGETVKLAYVDQSRDDLNPDHTVWQAISGGTDVMIVGKREINSRSYVGGFNFKGGDQQKKVGLLSGGERNRVHLAKTLASGGNVILLDEPTNDLDIETLQALEEALEEFAGCAVVISHDRWFLDRLATHILAFEGDSHVEWFEGNFEMYEEDKKRRLGTDSLIPHRIKFQKFAR
- a CDS encoding FAD-binding protein; protein product: MLKRLCAQFLVSLVLLFPFQMAAAAQETVNDITQLNPIAVERVIAPTSVAEISQLVGRHNGPISIGGGRYSQGGQTACENCLFIDMRQMNRVLSLDVARKQITVEAGISWRAVQEVIDPENLSMRIMQSFSNFTVGGSLSVNAHGRYVGEGPLVRSVDSIKMVLADGSVVTASRTENSQQFFGAIGGYGGVGVIVEATLNLTDNVPVERVAARMKVTDYKAWFFENIRGSKTAVFHNATLYPSEYSDLNVITISTTDKSVDIPDRLAPPNPAGGVKRSLIAWLSNGALGKQVKQYIYDPAIYTKPRVAWRNYEASMDVASIEPASREKATYVLQEYFIPVEHFDEFVPRLRTILSDRKVNVLNVSIRHALPDKDTLLSWAPTEVFSIVIYYQQGTTEADKQVVGAWTRELIGAALDNGGRYYLPYQIHATREQFLKAYERAPEYFELKQRVDPNYKFRNKLWEAYYRP